ACAGGGAgatcaacccagtgctctgtgacaaccttgaggggtggggtggcaaggaggttcaagagggagggaatacaaGTATACTTACatctgattcatgttgttgtatggcggaaacgaacacaacatagtaaagcaattcctccaattaaaaataaattttttttaaaaatgtcaacttTACAGTGTGTATCACTTCTATTTGGCTATTCCCCACTTGTATCCTTTACAAGAAACTGGTAACTAAATTGTTTTCCTGAGTTCCATGAGTTGTTCTAACAAATGATCAAACCTGAGAAGGTGTCCTGGGGAATCTCTTCAAACAGAAAGGTAGAGAACCCAGGAAACCCCATTTGCAACTGGTGTATGAAGCGGGGGGtggtcttgtgggactgagccccaTCAACCATGGGGTCTTCACTTACTCTGGGTAGTTAGTGTCACAAGTgaattgaggacttccctggtggcacagtgtataaaaatccgcctgctaatgcacgtgacaggagttcaatccctggtccaggaggatctcagatgcctcagggcaactgagcccaggtgtgccacaactactgagcctgtgctctggagcctgggagccacagctactgaagctcacGCGCCTAGAGACCaggctctgcagcaggagaagccacagcaatgagaaacccaggcacagaaatgaagacccagggctgccaaaataaatgctttaaatcttgaaaaaaaaaaaaggagggaagaagTGAATTGAGAAGGAACCCTAGCTGGTATCCAGAAAGTTAGTGttgggtgggggaaaaaaaaaaacacttctctCTGGCTATACCTCGTGCCATAAAGTCCTCCACTGTGCTTAttaaccactaaaaaaaaaacaaaaacaaaaaactaacacttaaatataacatttttaaaggttactaagagcttttgggcttcccttgtggctcaactggtaaagaatccacctgcattgagggagacctgggttcaatccctgggttgggaagatcccctggagaagggaaaggctacccactctggtatttaaTTGGAGCCTGTTTGCAAATCTATGATGTCCTATTTGATAGATGAGCAAAGTGAGGTTCAGAGAAAGGTATCAGTCACATGAGGAGTCAGTGAAGCTCCTTGGGCCTGGTCCCCTCCAGCCCAGGGCCAATTAAGGCCAGAAACCATTACACAACAGGAACTGAGTTAGGTAACATCGTGCCTCTGCCGGGAGTCTCCAACCCTGAGGATTctacaaaagaggaagaaagtccATGCCTACTCCCCAGAGGCCCAGATTTGCTGAGATGCGGCAGAGTTGTTCCGCTTTCAAGCAGGAATGTTGACTAGCCGCGTGCCGAGCTGCTCACAAAGCAGGCAGCCCCCTGGGCCTGGGACACACACCCTGGTGCACCTCCTAGCATGGCAGGAAGTGCAGTGGGGTTCAGGAAGCCctgaaaactgagaggctgcagAAGATGCCTGTCCTGACCCCCCTCTCTCAGGCTGCACTCTCAAGTGGGTCCTTTTGGTGACTCCCATGCCTGCTCTGACAGAGTGAGGACTATTCTTCCAGGTCAGTGACCCAGGGCCAGGAGAGATCTGAGGAGACTTGAGAGCAGACAGCTCTGAACTCAACCCTTGGCTCTGAAAGCCCCTACCTCCTGTCCACATCAAGGCTTGGTCCCACGTGTCCAAGTCCCAGGAGAAGGAAGACCCCAAGGGACACACAACAGTAAGTACCCAGAGCATCTCTCCCACCATCCCAGCCCTGCCGCTTCACCCTCCTGACCGACCTCACCCTCCACCCTGGCACCCAGGAAGCTGACCTCTTCTAGTGTCTCCCAGGCCCCCTCTGGACCCCCCTCTTCCTATGGCTTTTCCTCCCACTCCTTTTCCCCTCCCTTGTCCCAACAAAGTCTATCAGCAGATGCCCTGGGATTTTATAAAACTGATTCTAAATGCTGAATAGGAGTTTGCCAGGTGAAGAGCAGTGATCCCCATGGGAGTCCTGCATTGGTAGAGGTCAAGGAAGTTGCTATTCTCTGCCTTCCTGACTTTCCTCGCCAACCCAACATCCACCCCCTCCCCATAAACATCCTtgctgacttgaaaaaaaaaaaaaatgacctgagAGCTGCAAGGCAACtgaaggcaaaatgaggactgcagcccagaagacagcatttcagatagcgctgagaaactgctccaaagagggagacagaggaaggtcagtatatatgtgattttgataAAGGGGGAGTTCATGCAACCTGTATTTGCAGGTTTCTGCTCGTCACAAGGAGCATACCTccccatgaaggattttagtgcttttctagatgtgaggagatgcaagaattgggctcataagaATCAGCTCCTGAAAAGACCTAACGccctgaagacctgttctgccaggtATTCCTCGAGCGCAGAGGCCCCTATCCCTGatctccatcctgaactcccttcaGGGGATGttaaaggtcagcagctgcagcagcacatgatttaatccttgtagaggtagacaGCCAgtgcccatggcaagtgccaatctGTAGTTGACACCCCCAAGGTCTCCCAGCCCAGCAGCGATGGCCGGTGAAGCCCGAAGCCTGGAGGActtggaggaaaagaagaaacagaagctgaagGAGCTCCGGCTTTGGCTGCCTGATGAGGAACCTCGCTTGCAGTCTCCTGAGGTGGTCCACGCTCAACCAGAGAAGCCAAGGAGCCGGAAGACCATGACGATCCTCTCAGTGATGAAGGAGGTACAGCACGAGTGTATGGCCATCCACACCAAGGGACCACACGTGAACGAGCAAGGGGCATGCACCAAGACCCTCGAAGAGACAGACTTGAATTCAGGTGCTTACAAAGCCTTCTCTGCCCACTGTCGATCTCCTCACCCCCCACCAGagaacccacacacacacaccttcctctGGGTGGTGATTTAGGACTGCCCGATCAGGGGGCATCCAGACCTAGGCCAGCCTGCAGCTAAGAGGcttgctggggtggggaggggaggttgcTGGATTCCTTTTCTAGCCAAGTGGATTCCTAGGATCCCATGTGGTCCTCACAGGGCCTGGAAGGGGTGCTCAGAAGGCCAGAGAGGGAGAAGGCTGGAATTCAGAAGGGCAACTGGAAGCGAGGGTTAGGGGTTTCATGCCCGACTCCTAAGCAGGCATTTGCCTGGCCTTGCGTTATAAGCATGGACTTGGGAACCAGGCACTGCCACACCGGGTGAGTCACTTCACTGCTTTGTGCCtctgtttctacatctgtaaaatgggagagtaAGAGCCTACCTCCTCAGACTATGTAAGGGTTAGAGAGATAgttcatattaaatatttagcACAGAGTCTAAGAGTCTAGTGGTGGTTtattccgactctttgcgaccccatggactgtaccccgccaggctcctctgaccataggatttcccaaacaggaatactggagtgggttgccatttccttctccaggggatcttcctgacccaggaatcgaactcgggtctcctgcattgcaagcagattctttattgactttgctatgagggaagcccctaagatgtagtaagtactcaaaaaaaaaaaaaaaaaaaggagctctGTTGCTACTGTTGCTGTCACTGCAGTTATTATTACTAATCAGCAGCCCTGGGAGGTGGGACTCCTCACCCCACCGAGGAGAGGCACACAGAGGGGGCTTGACTTTCATGAGGAGGTAGAAAGAGAGCCAGGACACAGATACAAATCTTCTGGATCCCAAATCAGGATGAATTGTCCAGCAGCATCAGGAAATCATCCTCCTACAAGAGGCAGGCTGTAATGGTCTCCCTCTTGACCTCTATTGGTAGAGACAGAAGACCTCTCTTgttcttcttgcctgaagaacccagGCCTCAACCCTGGCTTCTGCCCCATCCCCTGGCAACCTGTTTGTCTGCTCCCCACAGCCCTGTATTCCTCATTCTCCCACTCGCCAAGTGCACCCAACCTGGAGTCTCCCAGCTGGCCCACCTCCACCAAAGTGTTGACATTCTGCAAGCCTAAGCAACCAGTGCTCAACCCACTGAAATGGAGTTCGAGCCCCCTAATTTTCGCATCTGGATATAGGAAAGGTGAGGCTTGCTGAGGGGCCCTGAggtatggggtgggggggcggcttTGAGGCAGCCAGTGGGCTTGTACCTCCATGCGGACCCAGTCAGAAGGAACTACAGAAGGCTGGAGGAGCCAGGAGCCAGGGTGGTGGGCGCAGTGGGCCTAAAAATGATCTTTCAGGAGCATCCCTCTGCTGAGACTGCACTCCTTCCAATTTGATAGATGGGGATGCTGAGACTCACGTCGGTCAGACAGTGAATCTCCCCCAACCTGGTGCAATGTGGTCCTTGCCCAGGCAGAGCTCGGCTCACAACCTCAGTGGACTATGAAGATCCTGGGGTTCAGGGTGGTTTAAAAAGTTCCAAGGAGGACTCGGTTCTCCAAATAAACCCCGAGAGAAGGGTAGGCTCACCCCTCAGCCTAAGCCGGTTCCCTCTCCTGACTTCTCTTATTTTGGCCTCCATCATCCTGAGTCACCCAAGCTTCAAACCCCAGCCACAACCAGGCTTCTTCCTCTTCTCGTCCCAGTATCAAAGTGCAAGTTCACACAGCATCTGGAGACAGAGCCAGGGCTGGAGCCTAGAACCACCCATTCCTGGTGCAGTCATTTATCCCTccgtctgctgctgctgtttgaaGGTCCCCATCcccagcttgggcttcccaggaggcgctagtggtaaagaatccacctgccaatgcaggagatgccagagacataggtttgatccctgagttgggaagatcccctggaggaggaagtggcaagccactccagtattcttggctgctCTGGGTGTTCGTTGCTGCACACTGGATTTCTCTCactgtggcaagcgggggctactttGCATTGCAGTGCTCttgcttctcattgtagtggcttcttttgttgcggaCTACATGCTCTAGGCTCACCAGCTCAGTAGTCGTCGCTCTAATGCTTacttgctctgcggcatgtggaatcattccagaccagggaccaaatccgtgtcccctgcattggcaggcaaattcttaaccactgcaccaccaaagaagtcccttcCCCTTCCCGCTATGCCTACTCTTCACCACTGCACTCCCAAGCCTCAACAGTGATGCTCACAAGCTCCATTGCCCTCACTTTCCACCCTGACTTCACCCACTTGCTCTATGACACAGAACAAATCACTTTATCCTCCtatgtctcaatttcctcatctgatcTACTCAGTTTTCTACTCTGCACACCAACCCATGCCACAGTACAGAATTTACATATCTTGAACTCCACACTAAAATAACCCATGTGCACAGAAGTTCAGATATATGATGTAGACTCTACAAGATGTTGTAGAAGAAAAGTGTTAGATTTTTCACACCTCTCTACCCACAAAGGTCCCCTCTTGTGCCCCTACcagctttcttctctcttgtcCTTCCCCGCACACACTACCCAGTCTCACTGACTCTTCCTTAATTGAAGACACAGAGCAGTTCCCCTCTGCTCCCAACTTGCATACCCTGAGTTTCATTGTCTGGCAAAACAGTGTCTGAATAAAATGATAAAGCATTTAGCGACTTCGCTGTTgatccagcagctaagactccactcccactgcaggagacccaggttctttccctggtcagagaactacatcccacatgctATAACTAAGAGTTTGTATGTTACAACTAAAAAAACCCACAAGTCAtgattgtaattatcttttattttttgtctgggtattgattgtgaaaactgataaagaacctttattactaaaaaaaaaaaaaaagaagaagaacccaCAAGCAGCAACTAAAAACCtggttcagccaaataaataaataaaaattttttaaataaataaaacggtGCCTGGCAATGAAGAGGACCCACCACTTTAGAATGCCACTTAGTAACTATTTGTTGTTGCTTGAAATGGGCACCTTAACTCCCTTCCCCAAGAGGTTTATCAAAATCTTTCTACCTGATAGAGGAAGTTTCAGAGCGTTAAGAGAATTAAATTGTACCTCTCTCTTTGTGACTTTAAAAATTGGATTACCAACACCATCTCACAGGATTTTTGTGagaatttaaaatgtatgatCCTGAAAtcgatgctcaataaatggtcctttctttcctttctcccccgAAGACCTTTCCCCAAGCATTTACCAAGGTTTTCCAAGTTCCCCATATCATGAGTCACCAAGCCAAGAGTTACCCAATGACCCCACATCCACCGCAGTCCTGAGAGCCTGTGAAATCCCACGTCATTCCTGTCCAGAGTCCAGAGAGAAGGAGGGTCCTGGGACTGTATGGCCACTGGTTGAAACATCTGGAAACAGCTGCACAGGTAAGGCCCTGCTGAGCCTCTGGAAAGCGGTGGTGAGGCAATGACATGGATGGAGGCCAGGTTGCTACACTGAGCAGAAAGGGTCTGGCAAACATCTGAGACCTCTCTCCAGAAATCCTattgctgggacttccctagtggcccagtggttaagaatctgcctgccaatgaaggggacctgggtttgatccccattccagggagatcccacatactgcagaacAGCAGGCCAGTGCCCCACAgcaactgaagcccacacgccctagagcccatgccgcacaacaagagaagccactgcactgagaagccagAGCCCCGCAAGAccaagaggagcccctgcttgccacaacccGAGAAAAGCCCGCAAAGCcatgaaaacccagtgcagccaaaaataaataagtaaaaccaatttttaaaaaataaaaaagaaatcctacTGCCAGAATCTCTCCACCTGCCTAAGGCACTGTTTCCAGGAAGCCCCTGGAAATTAAAATGCAGGAGTATTATCCAGTACAGAAGACACATCACCTGGTTAGTGGACAGGCACTGGCCTAGAGTCGGAAGAGAAAGATTCCATTTCTGCTGAGCTCCTCAGCCCCCAAGTGGCCTAGAGCGAGTCAGGTGGACACCGTCTCTGTGTCAGGCTCTGTGCCATGTGCTTTGCTTGCACAGTATAAAATTTCACGACCACTCCATGAGATGGATGTTATTATTATTCCACCTTGGAAATAAGAAGACTGAGGCTGGAAAATATAAACTCTCAGAATGGCAGAGATGGAATTCAGCCTCCACTCTCTCTAATgccactgctgttgttcagtcgctcagccgtgtccaactctttgcgaccccatggactggagcacgccaggcctccctgtccatcaccaactcccagagcttgctcaaactcatatccatcgagtcggtgatgccatccaaccatctcatcctctgtctcccccttctcctcttgccttctatctttgccagcatgagagtcttttcctatgagtcacctcttcgaatccagtggccaaagtattggagcttcagcttcagcctcagtccttccaatgaatattcagggttgattttctttaggattgactggtttgatctccttgctgtccaagggactctcaacaccacagttcaaaagcatgaattcttcagtgctcagctttctttgtggcctAACTCTcacacatacatgactactcgaaaaaccacagctttgactagatggacatttgtcagcaatgtctctgctttttaatatgttgtctaggattgtcatagtttttcttccaaggagcaagcatcttttaatttcatggctgcagtcaccatatgcagtgattttggagcccaagaaaataaagtctgtcactgtttccactgtttccccatctatttgccatgaggtgatgggaccagatgccatgatcttagttttgaatgttgagttttaagctagctttttcactctcctctttcatcttcatcaagaggctttttagttcctcttcactttctgccatatgggtggtgtcacctgcatatctgaggttattaatatttctccaggcaatcttgattccagcttgtgattcatccaccccagcattttgcatgatgtgctctgggtataagttaaataaacagggtgacaatatacagccttgacatgctcctttcgcaaacttgaaccagtctgttgttccatgtttggttctaaatGCCACCATCCACACATTTAATGTTCTGCTTCCCTTGTCATctaagggcttccaggtggtgctagtggtaaagaattccgcttgccaatacaggagatgtaagaaaagtGGGTTTgacatctgggtcatgaagatcccctggaggagagcatggcaacccactccagtattcatgcctggagaatcccatgaacagaggagcctggtgggttacacagtatttagggtcacaaagagtcagacatgactgaagtggcttaggaCATGCACGAGGCATCTTCTTAACATTGATCTCAATGATGAGAGAAGTCCCTTTTGAAATCTGAGAGATGTTTTGTTAAAATGATCCCTTCCACACCCAGGTAGGAGTATACTTGTAGAATTCATGGTCCTAAAATATGACCCAGGTTGGAGATTGAATTAACTGACTTAATTAATCATACTTTTTCCCattcagggaaggaaagaaggaaggaaggaaggaaaagacagagggagggaggaagaaaaagaagaaaagaaggaagaattttGTAATATGTAAGAGGCATCTTACCAAAACATACAAAAGCAATAACCTTAAACATGAAGAAGTAAATATGAAAGCCAAGAGGTTAATTAGTTGTTACAAAAAACATTCATTGATTCTGAGCATCTAGCAACTAGGGCAAAAATGGCAAGACAATGGGTTGGTTACCTAATATCTATTACTCAATAGAAtgcatgtgcactcagtcactcggtcatgtccaattctttgcaactccatggcaagcacagtccatgggattctcctggcaaaaatactggaataggttgtcatttcctatcccaggggatattcccgacccaggaagcaaacccgaatcttctccattggcaggtggattctttaccacagtaccacctgggaagccctgctcaaTGAATAGAAAAGACCAATTCAAAAGAAATACATCTTTTCCTAATGCTGAATTCATTTTCGTTGGTTTTTCCAGCCAAGCTTGAGGCATGATTGATAAATAAAACTGTACTATGTTAAAAGTGTACAGATTTGATATACATTGTGAAACAATTATTGCAATCAAGTTAATTGACACATCCATCACCCTGaatacctctgtgtgtgtgtgtgtgtgtgtgtgtgtgtgtgtgtgtgttgggaatgCTTATGATTTGCtatcttagcaaatttcaaacatacagtaTGGTATTATTAGCTAtcatcatcatgctgtacatcaAAGCCTCAAaactaattcattttaaaattgaaacttTGTATTCTTTGATCAACATCTCCCAATTTCCCTCACCCCCTCATCCCTGGGAACCATTATTCCTCTCTCTGTTTCTATAaggttaaatttttttgtttttagattccacatataagtgataccatacatatttatctttctctgtctggcttatgtCACTTAGGataatgccctccaggttcatccgTGTTATCACAAAcatcaggatttccttctttttatgggtgaataatattccattagaGAGAGATAGGTAGATACTTAGATCAATAGACTATATCAcctttatccatccattcatccatggaaACATCTTAGGTTGTTTTGTATCATGCATCCATATCAtgaatagtgctgtaatgaatgtgggagtgcagatatctcaCCAGCCTCTCTCCTGTTTTTCTAGtctctatttcctttatttctgaatCAGCAGCCAGCACAGCATGTGGCTTGAGCAGGTGCAAAACACAGTTGTTGAGTATTGGAAGGAGGGACAAATGAACAAACCTATCCTATACCTTTATGTTTTATCTCTCCCTCCCTTACTTAGGAAGCAGACAGAGATACCAGGATCAAAGGAGAGAGACACCTTGCTCCACCTGGTCATGGAAAAATGAAGATTTGCACCCAAAATTCATGCAGTTGCTACTTCTACACACTCCTTACCACAAAGACTACGAGTCCTTGAACCGGGAAAGCTGGGATCACAGGGTGGTTGAGGGGCAAGGGCATTTGATTGAGGTCAGAGACTTATTTGGCTCAGACCTGGGTTCCCAGGAAGGGCCTCACACAGTCATATTGCATGGAGTTGCTGGAATTGGGAAGTCCACACTGGCCAGGCACATAAGAAGAGCCTGGGAGGAGGGCCAGCTATACAGGAACCACTTCCAGCATGTCTTCTACTTCAACTGCAGAGAGCTGGCCACGTCCAAGCTGACAAGTCTGGAGGAACTCATCACAAAAGACCAGTCCACCACTGTGGCTCCCGCTGGACAGGTCCAGTCTCAGCCGGAGCAGCTGCTCTTCATCCTCGATGGTTTAGATGAACTGGAATGGGTctcagaggagaagagggcagagctCTGTCTGCACCAGAGCCAGCAGCAGCCTGTGCAGACACTGCTGGGCAGTTTGGTGGAGAAAACCATATTTCCAGAGGCATCCTTGCTGATCACAGCTCGGACTGCAGCTCTGCAGAAGTTCATTCCTTCTTTGAAGCAGCCATGTTGGGTGGAGGTCCTGGGGTTCTCCAAGTCTTCCAGGAAGGACTATTTCTATGAATATTTCACAGAGGAAAGCCAAGCAACTAGAGCCTTTAGCGTGGTTGAATCAAACCAAGCACTCTTGACCATGTGCCTCACGCCCTTGGTGTCCTGGCTGGCCTGCACTTGCCTGAAGCAGCAGATGGAGGTAGGGGAAGAACTCTCACTGAAGTCGCAGACCATGACAGCCCTCTATCTACGCTACCTTGCCCAAGCTATCCAAGCTCAGCCCCTGGGCACTCAGCTGAGGGGCTTCTGTACTCTTGCTGCTGAGGGTATCTGTCAAGGAAAGACTCTGTTCAGTCCAGGGGACCTCAAGAAGCATGGATTAGATGGGGTCATCAACGCCACTCCCTTAAAGATGGATGTTCTTCAAAAACACCCCACATCTCTGAACTACAGCTTCATTCACCTGTGTTTCCAGGAGTTCTTTGCAGCAGTGTCCTTTGCCTTAGGGGACATGGGGGACAAAAGTGACCATCCTAACAGCACTGGAAGCATGGAAAAGTTGGTAGAAGTATATGGGATCAATAACCTGTTTGGGGCACCAACCGTGCATTTCCTATCCGGCCTTTTGAGTGAGCAAGGATCGAGAGAGATGGAGAACATTTTCCAATGCAAGCTGTCTTGGGAGAGAAAGCGGGAGTCACTGCTGCGGTGGGCTGAATTGGAACTCCGGCGTGAGCATTACTCTCTGCAATTGTTTCACTGTTTGTACGAGATTCAGGACGAGGAGTTCCTGACGCAAGCGATGGCCCATTTCCAAGGAACGAGAGTGTGCATCCGAACCAGCATGGAGCTGCTCGTGTTCACTTTCTGCATTAGATTCTGCAGCCACGTGTGGCGGCTTCAACTGAATGAGGGCAGACAACATCCAGGAGCATGCAGGCCCACCGACACAGTGCTGTGAGTACCCCACCCACTCTTCTCTCCCGCTCCTCTGTTGGCTCCTCCGTCCTAGGCACTGGAGTCACTTTCACTAAACTTAACCCCAGGGGTTCAAGGATCAAGATCTGCAGTGACCACCATCCCCCATCTGCCTAAGATCCCCTGCAGCAGGGTCCATCCATGTGACGtgccctgcctgcctctgggCGGGCCCACTGCGTCCTGCCACTCCTCATCCTGTCTCTTCGATGACCACCATATTCTCCACCTCCTGTGCTAACCTGATTTCCCCTCCATGCAGCCCACctgcctctctttctccctcatgTTTGTCTCTAAGCAAACCCCTCCCTCAGCTGCTTCAAACACTCCCCTTAAC
The DNA window shown above is from Bos javanicus breed banteng chromosome 19, ARS-OSU_banteng_1.0, whole genome shotgun sequence and carries:
- the NLRP1 gene encoding NACHT, LRR and PYD domains-containing protein 1 isoform X3, with the translated sequence MAGEARSLEDLEEKKKQKLKELRLWLPDEEPRLQSPEVVHAQPEKPRSRKTMTILSVMKEVQHECMAIHTKGPHVNEQGACTKTLEETDLNSALYSSFSHSPSAPNLESPSWPTSTKVLTFCKPKQPVLNPLKWSSSPLIFASGYRKGSRQRYQDQRRETPCSTWSWKNEDLHPKFMQLLLLHTPYHKDYESLNRESWDHRVVEGQGHLIEVRDLFGSDLGSQEGPHTVILHGVAGIGKSTLARHIRRAWEEGQLYRNHFQHVFYFNCRELATSKLTSLEELITKDQSTTVAPAGQVQSQPEQLLFILDGLDELEWVSEEKRAELCLHQSQQQPVQTLLGSLVEKTIFPEASLLITARTAALQKFIPSLKQPCWVEVLGFSKSSRKDYFYEYFTEESQATRAFSVVESNQALLTMCLTPLVSWLACTCLKQQMEVGEELSLKSQTMTALYLRYLAQAIQAQPLGTQLRGFCTLAAEGICQGKTLFSPGDLKKHGLDGVINATPLKMDVLQKHPTSLNYSFIHLCFQEFFAAVSFALGDMGDKSDHPNSTGSMEKLVEVYGINNLFGAPTVHFLSGLLSEQGSREMENIFQCKLSWERKRESLLRWAELELRREHYSLQLFHCLYEIQDEEFLTQAMAHFQGTRVCIRTSMELLVFTFCIRFCSHVWRLQLNEGRQHPGACRPTDTVLLSWVPATEACWQVLCSVLQVTGNLKELDLSGNILSRSAVQSLDEALRCPGCQLETLRLASCGLTAESCKDIASGLSASQTLMQLELSFNTLLDAGAEHLCQGLRQPTCKLQRLLLAGCGLTSGCCQDLASVLRVSPSLMELNLLQNDLDDLGVRLLCEGLRHPSCQLICLWLDQTQLSEEVTKMLRALERQKPQLLVSGIWKPSLRILHKGPGGAEMSDTSSLKRQRQASEGSSPQAAQVRLFCPSSPAPPEDEHMESLGTEDDLWGPTGPVATEAVDEERSLYRVHLPMAGFYHWPNTGLRFEVRGPVTIEIEFCAWDQFLNRNFPQRSWLAAGPLFDIKAEPGAVAAVFLPHFVAFRGNDVDISQFQVAHFKEEGMLLEKPARVTPCYAVLENPSFSPMGVLLRMVQTALRFIPITSTVLLYHYLQPEEVTFHLYLIPSDCSIQKAIDNEEKMFQFVRIHKPPPLTPLYMGSRYIVSGSEKLEILPEELELCYRSPRESQLFSEFYVRHLRSGIRLQIRSKKDGTVVWEALVKPGDLRRAVTPVSPGLRASPDSPAALRLRHFVDRHREQLVARVTSVDPILDKLHGQVLSEEQYEGVRAETTAPGQMRRLFGFSRSWDWACKDRLYQALKETHPHLIMELWEKWGSEETRPGS
- the NLRP1 gene encoding NACHT, LRR and PYD domains-containing protein 1 isoform X2; amino-acid sequence: MAGEARSLEDLEEKKKQKLKELRLWLPDEEPRLQSPEVVHAQPEKPRSRKTMTILSVMKEVQHECMAIHTKGPHVNEQGACTKTLEETDLNSDLSPSIYQGFPSSPYHESPSQELPNDPTSTAVLRACEIPRHSCPESREKEGPGTVWPLVETSGNSCTGSRQRYQDQRRETPCSTWSWKNEDLHPKFMQLLLLHTPYHKDYESLNRESWDHRVVEGQGHLIEVRDLFGSDLGSQEGPHTVILHGVAGIGKSTLARHIRRAWEEGQLYRNHFQHVFYFNCRELATSKLTSLEELITKDQSTTVAPAGQVQSQPEQLLFILDGLDELEWVSEEKRAELCLHQSQQQPVQTLLGSLVEKTIFPEASLLITARTAALQKFIPSLKQPCWVEVLGFSKSSRKDYFYEYFTEESQATRAFSVVESNQALLTMCLTPLVSWLACTCLKQQMEVGEELSLKSQTMTALYLRYLAQAIQAQPLGTQLRGFCTLAAEGICQGKTLFSPGDLKKHGLDGVINATPLKMDVLQKHPTSLNYSFIHLCFQEFFAAVSFALGDMGDKSDHPNSTGSMEKLVEVYGINNLFGAPTVHFLSGLLSEQGSREMENIFQCKLSWERKRESLLRWAELELRREHYSLQLFHCLYEIQDEEFLTQAMAHFQGTRVCIRTSMELLVFTFCIRFCSHVWRLQLNEGRQHPGACRPTDTVLLSWVPATEACWQVLCSVLQVTGNLKELDLSGNILSRSAVQSLDEALRCPGCQLETLRLASCGLTAESCKDIASGLSASQTLMQLELSFNTLLDAGAEHLCQGLRQPTCKLQRLLLAGCGLTSGCCQDLASVLRVSPSLMELNLLQNDLDDLGVRLLCEGLRHPSCQLICLWLDQTQLSEEVTKMLRALERQKPQLLVSGIWKPSLRILHKGPGGAEMSDTSSLKRQRQASEGSSPQAAQVRLFCPSSPAPPEDEHMESLGTEDDLWGPTGPVATEAVDEERSLYRVHLPMAGFYHWPNTGLRFEVRGPVTIEIEFCAWDQFLNRNFPQRSWLAAGPLFDIKAEPGAVAAVFLPHFVAFRGNDVDISQFQVAHFKEEGMLLEKPARVTPCYAVLENPSFSPMGVLLRMVQTALRFIPITSTVLLYHYLQPEEVTFHLYLIPSDCSIQKAIDNEEKMFQFVRIHKPPPLTPLYMGSRYIVSGSEKLEILPEELELCYRSPRESQLFSEFYVRHLRSGIRLQIRSKKDGTVVWEALVKPGDLRRAVTPVSPGLRASPDSPAALRLRHFVDRHREQLVARVTSVDPILDKLHGQVLSEEQYEGVRAETTAPGQMRRLFGFSRSWDWACKDRLYQALKETHPHLIMELWEKWGSEETRPGS